One window of the Spirochaetota bacterium genome contains the following:
- a CDS encoding PDZ domain-containing protein, producing the protein MKHYRYLTMCMCLAAAVFPFAAAGGTPELNRAFIDTAKRVKPSVVNIVIYQTSTKDGERVYAKTGYGSGTIITEDGFMVTNCHVARKGDFYQVIMHDGTECEAEPFSDGAYYIADQKTDIALMKIGPLPHAKFQPVSFGDSSRLEEGEWVLAIGNPYGLSQSISSGIVSSKGRTDIGFADIEDFIQTDVPINPGNSGGPLVNLSGELVGINTAIRTVTGGYQGISFAIPSNTVKMISYELMRFGKIRRGWLGFLIREKKILAKGEKTLIEVISVIKDSPAQTAGIQRGDIIKEIDGKRISTLGELVSVVGNYPVGTKLRVAISRDGRLFEYQLLMREKSEPAASPLDSRSLFSLYGIEIDEDARPGSVVISYLSPMGAGYQYGLVRGDIIISLNGEPVRSRGEFLDVFRKNKSRIARLEISRDSRTYTIGFASEAE; encoded by the coding sequence ATGAAACACTATCGCTACCTGACAATGTGCATGTGCCTTGCGGCGGCCGTTTTTCCGTTCGCCGCCGCGGGCGGAACGCCGGAGCTGAACCGTGCATTCATCGATACCGCCAAGCGCGTGAAGCCCTCCGTGGTGAATATCGTTATTTACCAGACGAGCACGAAAGACGGGGAGCGCGTCTACGCGAAAACCGGGTACGGCTCGGGTACGATAATCACCGAGGACGGCTTCATGGTGACGAACTGCCACGTGGCCCGGAAGGGCGATTTTTACCAGGTGATCATGCACGACGGCACCGAATGCGAGGCCGAACCCTTTTCCGACGGTGCGTACTATATCGCCGACCAGAAGACCGACATCGCCCTCATGAAAATCGGGCCGTTGCCGCATGCGAAGTTCCAGCCCGTCAGCTTCGGCGATTCGTCCCGACTTGAAGAGGGGGAATGGGTCCTGGCCATTGGCAACCCGTACGGCCTGTCCCAGTCGATATCAAGCGGCATAGTATCGTCCAAGGGACGCACCGATATCGGATTCGCCGATATCGAGGATTTCATCCAGACGGACGTCCCGATAAACCCCGGGAACTCGGGCGGTCCCCTCGTCAATCTTTCCGGGGAGCTCGTCGGCATCAATACGGCAATCCGGACCGTGACCGGCGGCTACCAGGGGATCAGCTTCGCCATCCCCTCCAATACCGTGAAAATGATTTCCTACGAGCTCATGCGCTTCGGAAAGATCCGCAGGGGCTGGCTGGGATTTCTAATCCGGGAAAAAAAGATCCTCGCGAAAGGGGAGAAGACCCTGATCGAAGTGATTTCGGTCATCAAGGACTCGCCCGCGCAGACCGCGGGGATTCAGAGGGGTGACATAATCAAGGAGATCGACGGCAAGCGGATTTCCACGCTGGGCGAGCTCGTTTCCGTCGTAGGGAATTATCCCGTGGGAACGAAGCTCAGGGTTGCCATATCCCGCGACGGCCGCCTGTTTGAGTATCAGCTCCTTATGCGCGAAAAATCGGAGCCCGCGGCGTCTCCCCTGGATTCCCGGAGCCTTTTTTCCCTGTATGGGATCGAGATCGACGAGGACGCGCGTCCGGGCTCCGTAGTAATATCGTACCTGTCCCCCATGGGCGCAGGATACCAGTACGGCCTTGTCCGCGGGGATATCATCATTTCCCTTAACGGCGAGCCCGTGCGATCCCGCGGGGAATTCCTCGACGTGTTCAGGAAAAACAAATCACGCATCGCGCGCCTCGAAATTTCCCGCGACTCCCGCACCTATACCATCGGCTTCGCGTCCGAGGCGGAGTGA
- a CDS encoding type II toxin-antitoxin system prevent-host-death family antitoxin, with protein sequence MKVKEKSVGSFEAKTCLAALLEEAAGGASVTITRRGTPVARIVPFAEKGESARRDAVQRLAEIRATVRGDGSIRELIGEGRKR encoded by the coding sequence ATGAAAGTGAAAGAAAAATCCGTCGGCTCCTTCGAGGCCAAGACCTGCCTCGCCGCGCTTCTCGAGGAGGCGGCGGGGGGCGCCTCGGTGACCATTACCAGGCGCGGGACGCCCGTGGCGCGCATCGTTCCCTTCGCGGAGAAGGGCGAATCGGCGCGCCGCGACGCCGTCCAAAGGCTCGCGGAAATCCGCGCCACGGTGCGCGGCGACGGTTCCATCCGTGAGCTTATCGGCGAGGGGAGAAAGCGGTGA
- the rpsF gene encoding 30S ribosomal protein S6, whose protein sequence is MSVIVKILSAARPSAVRQKFQREEVDVTNYELIVILRINDSLESNKEKARSILQKYGVTFNSEDHWGTRRLAYMIDGEKDGCYLNWNIQAPPDAVQKVITEYRLNGDILRYLFVKVKKKKVA, encoded by the coding sequence ATGTCGGTGATAGTGAAAATCCTTTCTGCCGCACGCCCCTCAGCAGTGCGGCAAAAATTCCAAAGGGAGGAAGTAGACGTGACGAATTATGAATTAATTGTTATCCTGCGCATCAACGACTCACTCGAATCGAACAAGGAAAAAGCGAGATCAATTCTCCAGAAGTACGGGGTGACGTTTAACTCCGAGGATCACTGGGGAACCAGGAGGCTCGCCTACATGATCGACGGGGAAAAGGACGGCTGTTACCTGAATTGGAACATCCAGGCCCCGCCGGACGCGGTGCAGAAGGTCATCACGGAATACCGCCTCAACGGGGACATCCTGCGCTACCTCTTCGTCAAGGTTAAGAAGAAAAAGGTCGCCTAA
- a CDS encoding single-stranded DNA-binding protein gives MASDINKVILIGRFVKDPELKYTQGGSSVTNFSIANNRSYTQGGEKKEMVSYFNCVAWAKPGELIAQYCKKGQRIAVEGRLQQRSWDDKDGNKRSAVEVVIENFQFLSAKPGQGESADHHEPPQDFGAMQGGGGGSFSDDDIPF, from the coding sequence ATGGCCAGCGACATCAATAAAGTCATACTCATAGGCCGGTTCGTGAAGGATCCGGAGCTGAAATACACGCAGGGAGGCTCCTCCGTGACCAATTTCAGCATTGCGAACAACCGGAGCTATACCCAGGGCGGCGAGAAAAAGGAGATGGTCTCCTATTTCAATTGCGTCGCCTGGGCCAAACCCGGCGAGCTCATCGCGCAGTACTGCAAGAAAGGGCAGCGCATCGCGGTGGAAGGAAGGCTTCAGCAGCGCTCGTGGGACGACAAGGACGGCAATAAAAGGTCCGCGGTAGAGGTCGTCATCGAGAACTTTCAGTTCCTGTCCGCAAAACCGGGACAGGGCGAAAGCGCCGATCACCACGAACCGCCGCAGGACTTCGGCGCGATGCAGGGCGGCGGCGGAGGCTCATTCTCCGACGACGATATACCATTTTGA
- a CDS encoding glycerate kinase — translation MKSTCDDLAAIYRAGIDAVSPHTAVLNGLKLKGNMLIVPHDGGTAAEFNLSQYKNIIVVGGGKGTAPMARAVEDLLGDRISAGCVSLKYGYVEPLRKIEVIEASHPLPDAQGLKAAGTILDLISKAGERDLVISLISGGGSALLPLPAASIPLDDKIAATNLLLRSGANIHEMNAVRKHLSLVKGGNLAKAAYPATVINLMISDVSGDDMDVIASGPFVPDKSTYGDALGVLEKYTLGGQVPASVRAHLDRGAAGEMEETPKPGSPVFGRVTNLIIASNIIALKAGAAVARKLGYNTVILSSVIEGETREVARMHTAIAREALLSGNPVRLPACIISGGEATVTVTGSGLGGRNMEFALQCALLLEGREGILAASIGTDGSDGPTDAAGAWADGTTCARARARGVSVNDYVANNDSYRFFKEIGDLIVTGPTNTNVMDMRIMLVR, via the coding sequence ATGAAAAGCACATGCGACGACCTTGCCGCTATTTACCGGGCGGGGATCGATGCCGTGAGTCCGCATACCGCGGTACTCAATGGACTCAAATTGAAGGGAAATATGCTGATCGTACCACATGACGGCGGGACGGCGGCTGAATTCAATCTCTCCCAATATAAGAATATAATCGTCGTGGGAGGCGGAAAAGGGACAGCGCCCATGGCACGGGCGGTCGAGGACCTCCTTGGCGACAGGATTTCCGCGGGATGCGTCTCCCTGAAATACGGGTACGTTGAGCCGCTTCGTAAGATTGAGGTTATCGAGGCCTCTCATCCCCTGCCCGACGCCCAGGGCTTGAAAGCCGCAGGCACGATCCTCGACCTTATATCGAAGGCCGGTGAGCGGGACCTGGTTATCTCGCTCATCAGCGGCGGCGGATCGGCGCTCCTGCCGCTTCCCGCCGCATCGATCCCCCTCGATGACAAGATTGCCGCGACCAACCTTTTGCTGCGCAGCGGGGCGAACATCCACGAGATGAACGCGGTACGCAAGCACCTCTCGCTCGTAAAAGGGGGGAACCTTGCAAAGGCCGCCTACCCGGCGACCGTGATCAATCTCATGATATCGGACGTGTCCGGGGACGATATGGACGTTATCGCCTCGGGACCCTTCGTCCCCGACAAATCGACGTACGGGGACGCCCTTGGGGTGCTGGAGAAATATACGCTCGGCGGGCAGGTACCCGCATCGGTACGCGCGCACCTGGACCGGGGCGCGGCGGGAGAAATGGAGGAGACCCCCAAGCCCGGAAGCCCGGTATTCGGGCGCGTGACCAATCTCATCATTGCCTCGAATATAATCGCGCTCAAGGCGGGGGCCGCCGTCGCGAGAAAGCTTGGCTACAACACGGTGATACTCTCCTCGGTGATAGAAGGCGAAACAAGGGAGGTGGCGCGCATGCATACCGCGATCGCGCGGGAAGCGCTGCTTTCCGGAAACCCGGTCCGCCTGCCGGCCTGTATTATCAGCGGGGGGGAAGCCACGGTAACCGTAACCGGCAGCGGGCTGGGCGGAAGGAACATGGAGTTCGCGCTCCAATGTGCGCTCCTCCTGGAGGGAAGGGAGGGCATTCTCGCCGCGAGCATAGGTACGGACGGAAGCGACGGACCCACGGATGCCGCCGGCGCCTGGGCGGACGGCACGACCTGCGCACGGGCGCGCGCGAGGGGTGTTTCGGTTAACGATTATGTCGCCAACAACGACTCGTACAGGTTTTTCAAGGAGATCGGCGACCTGATCGTCACCGGTCCCACCAATACCAACGTTATGGACATGCGCATTATGCTGGTCCGGTGA
- the argB gene encoding acetylglutamate kinase produces MQKYIEKVKTLTESFPYIRQFYGKTIVIKYGGHAMEDEALRRSFAGDMVLLKYVGINPVIVHGGGPQIGTLLKQIGKKSEFVAGLRVTDGETMDVVEMVLVGKVNKEIVHNINMAGGKAVGLSGKDGGLLVAEKMYHEEGGARHDIGQVGTVQTVNPAIIETLDRDRFIPVIAPIGFGADGATYNINADIAAGKIAEALSAEKFILLTDVEGVKIGGRLASTLRMGEIQGLISRGDITGGMIPKVNCCLDALAGGVHKTHIVDGRVEHAVLLEIFTDAGVGTEIVK; encoded by the coding sequence ATGCAGAAATACATCGAAAAAGTGAAGACCCTCACCGAGTCATTCCCGTATATCCGGCAGTTCTACGGGAAAACCATTGTCATCAAGTACGGGGGGCACGCCATGGAGGACGAGGCGCTCAGGCGCTCGTTTGCCGGCGACATGGTGCTGCTGAAATACGTAGGCATAAACCCGGTTATCGTACATGGGGGCGGGCCGCAGATAGGCACCCTCCTCAAGCAGATCGGGAAAAAAAGCGAATTCGTCGCGGGACTCAGGGTTACGGACGGCGAGACCATGGACGTGGTCGAAATGGTGCTCGTGGGCAAGGTCAATAAGGAAATCGTCCACAATATCAATATGGCGGGCGGAAAAGCGGTGGGTCTGTCCGGAAAAGACGGGGGTCTCCTCGTGGCGGAAAAAATGTATCACGAGGAGGGCGGCGCCAGGCACGATATAGGACAGGTAGGCACCGTGCAGACCGTCAACCCTGCGATTATCGAGACGCTCGACAGGGATCGCTTCATTCCCGTCATCGCGCCCATAGGCTTCGGTGCTGACGGGGCGACCTATAATATCAACGCCGACATCGCGGCGGGGAAAATAGCGGAGGCGCTGAGCGCCGAGAAATTCATCCTGCTCACGGACGTCGAAGGGGTGAAGATAGGCGGCCGGCTGGCATCGACGCTCAGGATGGGGGAAATTCAGGGGCTGATTAGCCGGGGCGACATCACCGGGGGGATGATCCCCAAGGTGAACTGCTGCCTGGACGCGCTGGCGGGGGGTGTCCACAAGACGCATATCGTGGACGGCAGGGTCGAGCACGCGGTGCTCCTCGAGATTTTCACGGACGCCGGCGTGGGCACCGAGATCGTCAAATAG
- a CDS encoding anti-sigma factor antagonist, which yields MEIKFKSSRRGDVSILRLDGDLDLETAPQLREILMQEMQAGFVKIICNMSSVDYIASAGLGALINVRKLLEGSKGELKLSELSIEAEKIITLCSLQNFFGIYDTDSLALAAFSEKR from the coding sequence ATGGAAATTAAATTTAAATCGTCCCGGCGCGGGGATGTGAGCATTCTCAGACTCGATGGCGACCTTGACCTGGAAACCGCGCCCCAGCTCAGGGAGATACTCATGCAGGAGATGCAGGCGGGATTCGTCAAGATTATCTGCAACATGAGCTCCGTGGACTATATCGCCAGCGCGGGACTGGGAGCGCTCATCAACGTGCGCAAGCTGCTGGAGGGGAGCAAGGGCGAATTGAAGCTTTCCGAGCTGAGCATCGAGGCCGAGAAGATCATAACGCTGTGCAGCCTGCAGAATTTTTTTGGTATCTACGACACCGATTCGCTTGCCCTGGCTGCGTTCTCTGAAAAGCGATAA
- a CDS encoding nucleoside deaminase — protein MDKDDTYFMRMALEEAMAAADAGEIPVGAVVVRGGEPIARGRNDNRARNNPAGHAELNAIQSAARVLGNERLVDCVLYVTKEPCSMCAGAMVHARIARVVIAAEDAKYGACGTVLSVCGNERLNHVPEIEFGLLRDESIRMLSDFFRNLRKK, from the coding sequence ATGGATAAGGACGATACATATTTCATGCGGATGGCGCTCGAAGAGGCCATGGCCGCCGCGGATGCGGGGGAAATCCCCGTAGGGGCCGTCGTCGTACGGGGAGGCGAGCCGATCGCCCGGGGGCGCAATGACAACAGGGCGCGCAACAATCCCGCGGGACACGCCGAACTGAACGCGATTCAATCGGCGGCCAGGGTGTTGGGGAATGAGCGCCTGGTGGACTGCGTACTCTACGTGACCAAGGAGCCGTGTTCCATGTGCGCGGGGGCTATGGTGCATGCCCGTATCGCGAGGGTGGTGATCGCGGCTGAGGATGCGAAATACGGCGCGTGCGGCACGGTGCTTTCGGTGTGCGGAAACGAGCGTCTCAACCATGTCCCGGAAATCGAGTTCGGGCTGCTGCGGGACGAGTCCATAAGAATGCTCTCGGATTTTTTCCGAAATCTCCGTAAAAAGTAG
- a CDS encoding DUF2279 domain-containing protein, producing the protein MKKSKILRIVTLVILIMIANSAFAQEKTEPAREEPVSRWEPTVLTPINLYDTFTFDEKNQTTVRTSMYIFGPAFVTVWGLVEWGWFSGHSFKVHPTDVWGADALDGGSDKLGHMFGAYTAKRAATFLFRASGDSRLKANLMGAAYAEVVTLILEFGDGLSTAYGFDPWDVVGNNVGILAGFLLDQFPVLDRMFALQCEWIPSKKFRKNFEPFTQNSDVFTDYSGQKILLATKLGGIPYLSRTPLRYLNVDLGYYARGYYNNYYKSNTQNLYLGLSVNYSIAFGDLLPTGYTSSTFQSIFNYYHVPLTLEAKKWELVRVPNNDEF; encoded by the coding sequence ATGAAAAAAAGTAAAATCCTGAGAATCGTTACCTTAGTAATTCTTATCATGATTGCAAATTCGGCGTTCGCTCAGGAGAAAACCGAGCCGGCCAGGGAAGAGCCCGTATCGCGCTGGGAGCCGACCGTGCTGACTCCCATTAACCTTTATGACACCTTTACCTTCGACGAGAAAAACCAGACAACCGTAAGGACATCCATGTATATTTTCGGCCCCGCCTTCGTGACCGTGTGGGGCCTTGTTGAATGGGGATGGTTTTCCGGGCACTCATTTAAAGTCCATCCCACCGACGTATGGGGGGCCGATGCGCTGGATGGCGGTTCCGACAAGCTCGGGCACATGTTTGGCGCGTATACGGCGAAGCGCGCAGCCACGTTTCTTTTCCGGGCATCGGGTGATTCCAGGCTGAAAGCGAACCTTATGGGCGCGGCGTATGCCGAAGTCGTCACTCTGATACTCGAATTCGGTGACGGATTGTCGACCGCGTATGGATTTGATCCCTGGGATGTGGTGGGTAACAATGTCGGTATCCTCGCAGGTTTCCTGCTCGACCAGTTTCCGGTACTGGACCGCATGTTCGCCCTGCAGTGCGAATGGATCCCCTCAAAGAAGTTCAGGAAAAATTTCGAGCCGTTCACCCAGAATTCAGATGTTTTCACGGACTACAGCGGGCAAAAAATCCTGCTGGCCACCAAGCTGGGGGGTATTCCTTACCTGTCGCGCACCCCGCTGCGCTACCTCAATGTCGACCTGGGATACTATGCGCGCGGCTATTATAACAATTATTACAAGAGCAATACTCAGAACCTCTACCTGGGACTCTCGGTGAATTATTCCATCGCATTCGGGGATTTGCTACCGACAGGATACACTTCTTCCACCTTCCAGTCTATATTCAATTATTATCATGTTCCGCTTACCCTGGAGGCGAAAAAATGGGAGCTGGTACGTGTTCCCAATAACGACGAATTTTAG
- a CDS encoding PIN domain-containing protein — MTAWVTDCSFTSALFLPDEKSVLVSEFFKSLGPRDRVVVPALWWYETANVIATAVRRKRISHADAAGVISLLGELGMGDENICGPDYLTGLFDLAQLYGLSAYDAAYLECALRNRAALATLDDDLAAAAGQAGVKLHRA, encoded by the coding sequence GTGACCGCCTGGGTGACGGATTGCTCGTTCACCTCCGCGCTTTTCCTTCCCGACGAAAAGTCCGTGCTGGTATCGGAATTTTTCAAGTCGCTGGGACCGCGTGACCGCGTAGTCGTACCCGCGCTCTGGTGGTACGAAACCGCCAATGTGATCGCGACCGCCGTGCGCAGAAAACGCATCAGCCACGCGGACGCGGCGGGCGTGATCTCATTGCTGGGCGAGCTTGGAATGGGAGATGAAAATATCTGCGGGCCGGATTACCTCACAGGCCTGTTCGACCTTGCGCAGTTGTACGGGCTTTCGGCGTACGACGCGGCATACCTGGAATGCGCGCTCAGAAACAGGGCTGCCCTGGCAACTCTTGACGACGACCTCGCCGCGGCCGCGGGACAGGCGGGTGTGAAACTTCACCGGGCATAA
- the rpsR gene encoding 30S ribosomal protein S18 produces MSDEIKQEASTSTDSTDVAAPATETPTAPAAAPAAAPAPERHHGREHREGSTSAAPAEGGSDYQAPRVPRFKKKGCRFCQNKSLVIDYKVVETLERFITDRGKILPRRITGTCAKHQRALSEAIKRARIVALLPFIVQ; encoded by the coding sequence ATGTCTGATGAAATAAAACAGGAAGCTTCAACCAGTACCGACAGTACCGACGTGGCAGCGCCCGCGACCGAGACACCCACGGCGCCTGCTGCCGCACCGGCGGCTGCACCGGCACCGGAAAGGCACCACGGCCGTGAACATCGTGAAGGCTCTACGTCGGCAGCCCCGGCGGAAGGCGGGAGCGATTACCAGGCCCCCCGGGTCCCCAGGTTTAAGAAAAAGGGATGCCGTTTCTGCCAGAACAAGAGCCTGGTCATCGACTACAAGGTTGTTGAAACCCTCGAAAGGTTTATTACCGACCGCGGGAAGATTCTTCCCCGGCGCATTACCGGTACGTGTGCCAAGCATCAGCGCGCGCTTTCGGAGGCGATCAAGAGGGCGCGAATCGTGGCGCTTCTGCCCTTCATAGTTCAATAA
- a CDS encoding crotonase/enoyl-CoA hydratase family protein: protein MSGYQFYIVEKKPPIAWVYLNRPDKFNAMHEPAWTETPPIFADLDADDEIKVVIVAGKGKHFSAGIDMMGMAGVIPEVGSRDQLGATKWKFIPKIYMLQETMTCIEKCRKPVIAAIHGYCIGAGLDMATACDIRLCTADASFSLREAAVGFVADVGVLQRIPHIVGQGVARELAYTAKNIDAKRAKEVLLVNEVFDTQEALMAGAEAMAMEIAANSPLAVQASKDVLNYGIGKSVDEALKYVASISANIIPSNDLFEAMTAKMEKRKPNFTGK from the coding sequence ATGTCCGGCTACCAGTTCTACATCGTCGAGAAAAAACCGCCCATCGCCTGGGTATACCTGAACCGCCCCGACAAGTTCAACGCGATGCACGAACCCGCCTGGACGGAAACCCCGCCCATTTTCGCCGACCTGGACGCGGACGATGAGATCAAGGTGGTGATCGTCGCGGGGAAGGGGAAGCATTTTTCCGCCGGGATCGACATGATGGGCATGGCGGGCGTGATCCCCGAGGTGGGGAGCCGGGACCAACTGGGCGCGACCAAGTGGAAATTCATCCCCAAGATATACATGCTGCAGGAGACCATGACCTGCATCGAGAAATGCCGCAAGCCCGTGATCGCGGCGATACATGGCTACTGCATAGGCGCGGGGCTGGATATGGCGACCGCGTGCGATATCCGGCTGTGCACGGCGGACGCGAGCTTCTCGCTGCGCGAGGCGGCCGTGGGCTTCGTCGCGGACGTGGGCGTGCTGCAGCGCATCCCGCACATCGTGGGACAGGGCGTCGCGCGCGAGCTCGCCTACACGGCGAAGAATATCGACGCGAAGCGCGCGAAGGAGGTGCTCCTCGTGAACGAGGTGTTCGACACGCAGGAGGCGCTCATGGCCGGCGCGGAGGCGATGGCGATGGAGATCGCCGCGAACTCGCCGCTCGCGGTGCAGGCCTCCAAGGACGTGCTGAACTACGGGATAGGCAAGAGCGTGGACGAGGCCCTCAAGTACGTGGCATCGATAAGCGCGAACATCATTCCCTCGAACGACCTCTTCGAGGCGATGACCGCGAAGATGGAGAAGCGGAAGCCCAATTTCACGGGGAAATAA
- a CDS encoding UDPGP type 1 family protein, producing MLMRVSAPFPGIGRGEAGLIPDHPGRAGRELTGRPDLSDPPGFSGTRAGERTIIRPAGIRQALCNNNTWCARYTQTFLDTPAPGKGLSRAWDGDRQGIPHFQGGAMITFKGYDEVIRRAYDNGQGHLFDFWDRLDEGARHGLLKEIESLDFELLKKLHALASGESLAPMRYDPAEYIPLPADDGAKAEWERARVRGEEAIRSGRVAAFLVAGGQGSRLGFEGPKGMFGVGPVSGKSLFQIHAEKILKYSRKYGARVPWLIMTSEANHEDTAAYLRDHGYFGLDERDVIIFPQSMIPSMDTEGRLILEGPGRIFRNPDGHGGSLTALARSGALAEMERRGVETISYFQVDNPLVRILDPVFIGFHELRGADISSKGLMKAYPGEKIGVFVKFEDGTTGVVEYSDLPAELQEARDGKGALRYCMGSIAIHLFGTRFIGSITGGSSLSLPFHVARKKIRSYTGKGAADIDGFKFEKFVFDALPLTPRNLVLETLREDEFAPVKNPSGVDSAESARALMTGQCMRWLAHRGIALPPAVKLVEISPLLAVEPDDIPENLSVPNEERVYLE from the coding sequence ATGTTGATGCGCGTATCGGCGCCGTTTCCGGGCATCGGCCGCGGGGAAGCGGGTTTGATACCGGACCACCCTGGACGTGCGGGAAGAGAACTCACCGGCCGGCCCGATTTATCGGACCCCCCCGGATTTTCCGGCACACGTGCAGGTGAACGCACCATTATTCGGCCGGCCGGAATCCGACAGGCCTTATGTAATAACAATACATGGTGTGCACGATATACTCAAACATTTTTAGACACGCCCGCGCCCGGAAAAGGCTTGTCAAGGGCGTGGGATGGAGATAGGCAGGGGATACCGCATTTTCAAGGGGGGGCGATGATTACTTTCAAGGGTTATGACGAGGTGATTCGCAGGGCCTATGATAACGGCCAGGGACACCTCTTCGATTTCTGGGACCGGCTGGACGAAGGCGCCAGACATGGCTTGCTGAAAGAAATTGAATCCCTTGATTTCGAATTGTTGAAAAAGCTGCACGCGCTGGCGTCGGGGGAATCGCTCGCGCCGATGCGCTATGACCCCGCCGAATATATCCCCCTGCCGGCGGATGACGGGGCAAAGGCCGAATGGGAGCGCGCCAGGGTGCGCGGCGAGGAGGCGATACGATCCGGCAGGGTGGCCGCGTTCCTGGTAGCCGGGGGACAGGGCAGCAGGCTCGGTTTTGAAGGCCCCAAGGGCATGTTCGGTGTCGGGCCGGTCTCGGGCAAGTCGCTCTTCCAGATCCACGCGGAGAAGATTTTAAAATATTCGCGCAAGTACGGGGCCCGGGTGCCCTGGCTCATCATGACCTCCGAGGCGAACCACGAGGACACGGCCGCCTATCTGCGCGATCACGGGTATTTCGGGCTCGACGAACGCGACGTCATCATTTTCCCGCAGAGCATGATCCCTTCCATGGATACGGAGGGACGTCTTATCCTCGAGGGGCCCGGAAGGATTTTCAGGAACCCGGACGGTCACGGGGGCAGCCTTACGGCGCTCGCGCGATCGGGCGCCCTGGCCGAGATGGAGCGCAGGGGCGTAGAAACTATCTCGTATTTCCAGGTGGATAACCCCCTGGTGCGGATACTTGATCCCGTGTTTATCGGGTTTCACGAATTGCGGGGGGCCGATATTTCCAGCAAAGGCCTCATGAAGGCGTATCCCGGCGAAAAGATAGGGGTGTTCGTAAAATTCGAGGACGGGACTACCGGGGTGGTTGAATACTCGGACCTTCCCGCGGAACTGCAAGAAGCGCGGGACGGGAAGGGCGCACTGCGGTACTGCATGGGGAGTATCGCGATACATCTCTTTGGAACCCGGTTTATCGGATCGATCACGGGCGGGTCGTCCCTGTCCCTGCCGTTTCATGTGGCCAGGAAAAAAATCCGGTCGTACACCGGGAAAGGCGCCGCCGACATCGATGGGTTCAAGTTCGAGAAGTTCGTTTTCGACGCCCTCCCGCTGACCCCGCGCAATCTTGTCCTTGAAACCCTGCGGGAGGATGAGTTCGCGCCGGTCAAAAATCCGTCGGGGGTGGATTCGGCGGAGTCCGCCCGCGCGCTCATGACGGGGCAATGCATGCGGTGGCTGGCCCATCGCGGCATAGCCCTGCCGCCGGCGGTCAAGCTGGTCGAAATTTCACCGCTCCTTGCGGTCGAACCTGATGATATCCCTGAAAATCTTTCGGTTCCGAACGAGGAGAGGGTGTACCTCGAATGA
- a CDS encoding YbaK/EbsC family protein: protein MPGQKLRAFLDQNSIKYVSIMHSPAYTAQGIAHSAHIPGKELAKSVIVKINGKLAMAVVPASHKLSLESLRQAVSTKNVELCREEEFKEVFPDCELGAMPPFGNLYGLEVYASRELAKDKEIAFNAGSHSELIRMDYTDFERLTKPTVLDITVLNS from the coding sequence ATGCCGGGACAGAAATTGCGCGCATTCCTGGACCAGAACAGCATCAAGTACGTGAGCATCATGCATTCGCCGGCCTACACCGCCCAGGGGATAGCGCATTCAGCGCACATCCCCGGGAAGGAGCTCGCCAAATCCGTGATCGTGAAGATCAACGGGAAGCTCGCCATGGCGGTCGTGCCCGCAAGCCATAAACTGAGCCTCGAGAGCCTCCGCCAGGCTGTTTCTACGAAAAATGTCGAGCTTTGCCGTGAGGAGGAATTCAAAGAGGTCTTCCCGGACTGCGAGCTCGGCGCGATGCCCCCGTTCGGCAACCTCTACGGGCTGGAGGTGTACGCCTCCCGCGAGCTTGCAAAGGACAAGGAGATCGCGTTCAACGCGGGGTCCCACAGCGAGCTTATCAGGATGGACTACACCGATTTCGAGCGCCTGACGAAGCCCACAGTTTTGGACATTACTGTGCTGAATTCATGA